One Elusimicrobiaceae bacterium genomic window, GTCAAGCACCAGAACCGTATCGCCAGGCCCCGCGCCCACGCCTGTGTCAAGCGCCAGCTGCGCCGGCCCGACCGCCGCGCCGGCCCGGGGATCCACCGCCCGCACCAGCAACAGCTTGTAACCCGCCAGAGTGTCATGCTTGCGGGTCGCCCACACGTTCCCTTCGACTTTGGCTATGAACATTGCCCCGCCTGTTTAAACTTTTTTCCGCCGGCCTGCCAGCCGTCCACAATGCCGATTATAGCCGCGTCCACCGGAGGAAGCTCTCCGTTCGAGGCGGTTTCGCCGTCGAACCCGTCAAACGCCACCGCCGCTTCGCGCGACTGCACGAAAAAAACCTTTTCCTTCCAGCCCGCGCCGACGCAGTCCGCCGCGACCAGCGTGTCGCCGTCCGGCTCGCCGGTCATCCAGTCGAGCGGACGGATGAGCAGCAGTTTCTTGCCGTCGAGCGCGCCGTACTGGCGCGCGCAGAATACCCGGCCCGTCACCTCGGCCAGTTTCATCGGCTGTATTTCCTCTCGATCGCGGTCACTTTGTCGAGCCGTTTTTGGTGGCGCGAACCCTCAAACGCGGTCGCCAGAAAAACCTTCGCGATTTTCTGAAGCGTCAG contains:
- a CDS encoding EutN/CcmL family microcompartment protein — encoded protein: MFIAKVEGNVWATRKHDTLAGYKLLLVRAVDPRAGAAVGPAQLALDTGVGAGPGDTVLVLDEGGSARVMTGDARMPVRTVVCGVVDSVSFNGEVIKYA
- a CDS encoding EutN/CcmL family microcompartment protein, with the protein product MKLAEVTGRVFCARQYGALDGKKLLLIRPLDWMTGEPDGDTLVAADCVGAGWKEKVFFVQSREAAVAFDGFDGETASNGELPPVDAAIIGIVDGWQAGGKKFKQAGQCS